One Verrucomicrobiia bacterium DNA window includes the following coding sequences:
- a CDS encoding PEP-CTERM sorting domain-containing protein: MKQFGFKNKPIEKMKKTLIATACAAALTALTTYGQGTFNFNNYSQNAGLGSPVTVQGTGEYVGADYFASFYYMAGTVTDLGTFMSGATYYGSPVAFFGTTGTGPSHGPLVDGAGIFDGGSPVFGAAGTYTIMVVAWTGGADYASATTRGASSLVQVDLVQNGGTTPLNNLGTLQPFTVSPTVVPEPSTFALAGLGLAGLLIFRRRK; the protein is encoded by the coding sequence GTGAAACAATTTGGATTCAAAAACAAACCCATAGAAAAAATGAAAAAAACACTAATTGCGACAGCCTGTGCAGCCGCGTTGACAGCGTTGACCACCTATGGTCAAGGAACATTTAATTTTAATAACTATTCCCAAAATGCTGGTTTGGGATCGCCTGTTACGGTTCAAGGAACCGGCGAATATGTTGGGGCCGATTACTTCGCCTCCTTTTACTACATGGCGGGAACCGTAACTGACTTGGGAACCTTCATGTCCGGTGCGACATACTATGGAAGTCCTGTCGCATTTTTCGGGACGACCGGAACTGGTCCAAGCCATGGGCCGCTTGTTGATGGTGCTGGAATATTTGACGGTGGTTCACCAGTTTTTGGTGCCGCTGGGACATACACCATCATGGTCGTTGCTTGGACGGGAGGGGCCGATTACGCGAGCGCAACAACTCGTGGTGCCTCAAGTTTGGTTCAGGTTGACTTGGTGCAAAACGGTGGCACAACCCCACTGAACAATCTGGGCACACTTCAACCCTTTACTGTTTCCCCCACCGTTGTTCCGGAGCCGTCCACTTTTGCTCTGGCCGGTCTCGGCCTCGCGGGGCTGTTGATCTTCCGCCGTCGCAAGTAA
- a CDS encoding alcohol dehydrogenase catalytic domain-containing protein, whose protein sequence is MTIPKTMAAVVYRGPHELRLEQLPVPRSGAHDLLVRVATCGVCPTDIKKIHYGTVPPPRVFGHETAGTIVKVGALVRGFRVGERVALHHHVPCLDCHACRHRAFAQCATYKRTGITAGFEPAGGGYAEYVRVLPFVLPGVVKIPARNTFEEGAMLEPVNTVLKAVERLNLLPGDVVHVAGQGPIGLMFTRLLALRGVRVVATDLLENRLQLARQFGAQWALPPDALAGRDGLARRSLRARPPLPFDAVVIAVPVDALVQQAFEQLRGGGKILLFAHTKRGAELPVDLARICVDEVDLVGSYSADFTLQKQVARLVFGRRLDVRPLITHRFPLAQTAAAVELAARPTPESLKILVSQSG, encoded by the coding sequence GTGACCATTCCGAAGACCATGGCGGCGGTGGTTTATCGCGGGCCGCACGAACTGCGACTCGAGCAACTGCCGGTGCCGCGCAGCGGCGCGCACGACCTGCTGGTGCGTGTGGCGACCTGCGGAGTGTGCCCGACGGACATCAAAAAAATCCATTACGGCACCGTGCCGCCACCGCGCGTCTTTGGCCACGAAACCGCCGGGACCATCGTCAAGGTGGGTGCGCTTGTGCGCGGTTTTCGCGTCGGCGAGCGGGTGGCCCTGCACCATCATGTGCCCTGTCTCGACTGCCACGCCTGCCGGCACCGGGCGTTCGCCCAATGCGCCACCTACAAGCGCACCGGCATCACGGCGGGATTCGAGCCGGCGGGTGGCGGTTATGCGGAATACGTCCGTGTGCTGCCTTTCGTGCTGCCGGGGGTGGTGAAGATTCCTGCTCGCAACACCTTCGAGGAGGGCGCCATGCTGGAGCCGGTGAACACCGTGCTCAAGGCCGTCGAACGCTTGAACCTGCTGCCGGGCGATGTGGTGCACGTGGCTGGGCAGGGACCGATTGGATTGATGTTCACGCGATTGCTGGCGTTGCGGGGCGTGCGGGTGGTGGCGACGGATTTGCTGGAGAACCGTTTGCAACTGGCCCGGCAGTTCGGCGCGCAATGGGCCCTGCCGCCGGACGCGCTCGCCGGCCGGGACGGCCTGGCCCGCCGCTCCCTGCGTGCCAGGCCGCCGCTCCCATTCGATGCCGTCGTGATCGCGGTGCCCGTGGATGCCCTGGTGCAGCAGGCGTTTGAACAGCTGCGCGGCGGCGGGAAAATTCTCCTGTTCGCCCACACCAAGCGCGGAGCCGAACTGCCCGTGGACCTTGCCCGTATCTGCGTTGACGAAGTGGATTTGGTCGGCAGTTACTCGGCGGATTTCACCCTGCAAAAGCAGGTCGCCCGGCTGGTGTTCGGCCGTCGCCTGGACGTGCGCCCGTTGATCACCCACCGTTTCCCGCTCGCCCAAACCGCCGCGGCGGTGGAACTTGCAGCGCGGCCCACGCCGGAATCGTTGAAGATTCTGGTCTCGCAGTCTGGCTGA